From a single Armatimonadota bacterium genomic region:
- a CDS encoding AAA-like domain-containing protein gives MKSSTGRDGLPQAPTWSVKLLGQFEVRSASNEIAKFSTRKSGLLLAVLALYQPREFSNEELQELFWPESDGDRQSQSLRRAIADLRQVLEQGLPHGSIVATNRSTVALCSERVVTDLERFLELTNRAEADVEDLAEAVSIYAGPLLAPFTDEWIVPKRMEIEERFAQAVDQLCNLRVQSGALKEAIRIGRTAAVAAPMREDIHVTLISAYRRANMEAEAIRQFEILEQMLSEYWGEPPSSRAREALEGKLPSSAENTVSKAPTRSEARPLGTMEAWFEPSAGALPVDSPYYVCRALDRDGEALIERREGVVLIQGPRQVGKSSFLARLLAFARTRRTAVVLTDAQSLGEAQMGDGDTFYKLLGEGLATELGHDLDLHQEWRQWLGRNANLNAVLGKLLANTDQHVCWAIDEADLLFDRPYTNDFFGLLRSWYNRRALDPHGPWRRLTLVLTYAREATLFISDVNQSPFNVGVRLHVKDFSLNELMQLQSRYASLTGRDLSPGVFELTHGHPYLSQIAFAYLAQGGAMEELASTAADHNGPFGSHLKHMLMAIAQQEETLDEVKRLLRGDSLLNPTTRYRLESTGLITLRKDGGQEFRVPAYESYLRTALG, from the coding sequence ATGAAGTCAAGCACCGGACGCGATGGCCTGCCTCAGGCGCCGACTTGGAGTGTCAAGCTCCTAGGGCAGTTTGAGGTCAGGAGCGCGTCGAACGAAATCGCGAAGTTCAGCACGCGGAAGTCGGGCCTGCTACTTGCTGTCCTGGCGCTTTATCAACCGCGAGAGTTCTCAAACGAAGAGCTTCAAGAGCTGTTCTGGCCCGAAAGCGATGGAGACAGGCAGTCTCAGAGCCTTCGTCGAGCCATTGCCGACCTCCGACAAGTACTGGAGCAGGGCCTTCCGCATGGGTCCATCGTGGCCACCAATAGGAGCACAGTCGCGCTGTGTTCAGAAAGGGTGGTGACAGACTTGGAGAGGTTTCTTGAGCTCACCAATAGGGCGGAAGCTGACGTCGAGGACCTCGCAGAGGCCGTGAGCATCTACGCGGGGCCTCTCCTCGCGCCGTTCACAGACGAGTGGATCGTGCCTAAGAGGATGGAGATCGAGGAGCGGTTTGCTCAAGCGGTGGACCAACTCTGCAACCTGCGAGTCCAGTCTGGGGCGCTGAAGGAGGCCATCCGAATCGGGCGCACTGCAGCCGTCGCAGCGCCGATGAGGGAGGACATTCACGTCACGCTCATCTCGGCATACCGACGGGCGAACATGGAAGCCGAGGCCATCCGACAGTTCGAGATCCTCGAACAGATGCTTAGCGAGTACTGGGGCGAGCCTCCATCTTCTCGAGCAAGGGAAGCTCTTGAAGGCAAGCTCCCGTCGTCGGCAGAAAACACTGTCTCGAAGGCGCCTACCCGTTCTGAGGCCCGCCCACTTGGCACGATGGAGGCGTGGTTTGAGCCCTCGGCAGGCGCGTTGCCCGTAGACTCGCCCTACTACGTCTGCCGTGCCCTGGACAGGGATGGCGAAGCGCTCATTGAAAGACGCGAGGGCGTCGTCTTGATCCAAGGGCCAAGACAAGTGGGGAAGAGCTCGTTCCTTGCCCGTTTGCTCGCCTTTGCACGGACGCGGCGAACAGCCGTGGTTCTCACGGACGCCCAGAGTCTTGGCGAGGCTCAAATGGGCGATGGAGACACCTTCTACAAGCTGCTCGGGGAGGGGCTCGCCACGGAGCTCGGACACGATCTCGACTTGCATCAGGAATGGCGGCAATGGCTCGGCCGAAATGCGAACCTCAACGCGGTTCTCGGCAAGCTCCTCGCCAACACGGACCAGCATGTGTGTTGGGCGATAGACGAGGCGGACCTGCTGTTCGACCGGCCATACACAAACGACTTCTTCGGGCTTCTTCGAAGCTGGTACAACCGGCGGGCGCTGGATCCGCATGGGCCTTGGAGAAGGTTGACCCTGGTGCTGACGTATGCCAGAGAAGCAACCCTCTTTATCTCCGACGTGAACCAGTCTCCATTCAACGTCGGAGTTCGTCTGCACGTGAAGGATTTCTCATTGAATGAACTAATGCAGCTTCAAAGCCGCTACGCTTCGCTGACTGGCCGGGATCTGTCGCCAGGTGTCTTTGAACTCACTCATGGCCATCCCTACCTCTCCCAGATTGCTTTCGCTTATCTGGCTCAAGGGGGCGCGATGGAGGAGCTTGCCTCGACGGCTGCCGACCACAATGGCCCGTTTGGGTCACATTTGAAGCACATGTTGATGGCGATAGCTCAACAGGAGGAGACTTTGGACGAGGTCAAAAGACTGCTCAGGGGAGATTCACTCCTCAATCCAACAACTCGATACCGGCTTGAGTCCACCGGTTTGATCACCCTTAGGAAGGATGGCGGCCAGGAGTTTCGTGTCCCGGCCTACGAATCCTACTTGCGAACAGCTTTGGGCTGA